The stretch of DNA tttGGCTGCATTGTGGAGAGTTTAATGGAGGAGACCAGAAGCAGTTGCAGGAAAATCAGTTATAAGGTTATTCTAGGTGTCTGGTCAAGACCAAACAGTGGCTCAGGAAAGAGTGGCTGCTGTGGAAAGGATAAAAAATGAGTAGATTTGAAAACTGTTAGAAGATGGATTTTGGACCTGAAGATGGGGAGCACTGTGTGTCAAGGACAATTCTTAGGACTCCAGTTTACTCGGCTGAATGGACGATGGTGCTATTCATTAAGATAGGAAATGATAAAATATCAGGTATGTGGGAGTCAAAGTTAAGATCTTGAACTTACACGTGCTGAGTTTGAAGTTCTGTTTTGATGTCCGAAATATCAAGTAGATAGTTGGCCATGTTAGCTTCAGACAAAGAGACTAAAGATGAATTGCTTCATTTtggacaaagaaactgaagtgaGGTTGAAGCTAAGTATAAGTGGGTATCTAAGTTAGGGAAAATAATAACTGGTATCTCTATCCAGTTAAGACACGACAGAACATGGAATAGAACTGTTTATCACTGAACGTCATAGGCTTCCTTTATGTATCTATCTGATATTACACTACGGTCTGTATACTTTTTTACAGTCACTTCTGTCCAATTTAACTACTATCATCAAGTGGCAATGGTAGGCAATGTCCTCAAATGAAAGAGAAGATCTACTTTTTGCACAGGAGTTCATATTTATTTTGACATCTATTAGCAATAGGAACTCCAATCTGGCTGGTTCATAGAATGAAACCTTCCAAACTATTCCTTGATCAACTActtcttgtttagtcgctaagtcatgtctgactcttttgcgaccccatggactatagcccaccaggctcctctgtccatgggatttcccaggcaagaatgctggagtgggttgccatttccttctgcaggggatcttcccaacccagggatcaaatctgtgttgcTTGTCccttctgcactggcaagtgggttctttaccactaagccaccacggaagtcctgaTCATCTACTAGCATACTATAAAGTTGTTTCCACAATAAATTCTTCCCATATGAATGCTTATCTATAACCCTATAGATAACCCTAACCCTATAGATTAGACAGAATGTTTATCTATAGATTGGACAGATAGTTGAGATTAATGAGCTGCATGTGAGCAGACAAGCAGCTACctctgcaaatattttatccctgtGTGTACTAGTTTTTAGTAAGGGTGTTTAAGTGTGCATTGTATTGCAGTGCACACTCAAAAACTCCCATTTCTGAGACTTCCAAATTGTCTTTGTAACTTTAAATAAGGGAAAGGAGGGAAAGTCATTAGGgtttaagagaaattaaaaacttctaATCTTCCACACTGTTCTTAGTGTTTTTTGTGTATTTAATCATCAAAACAACCCAAGAGCATAGGTGTTATTATCCTGTTTATAGATAATGGAAAAAGCCCAAAGAAAGTATACTAACTGACCCAGTTCCACAGAAACAGAATTCAAACCATGCTATGCGGCTCTGAGGTCCACTTTCTTAAGCAACacactgttgtgtgtgtgtgtgtgtgtgtgctaggtcacttcagtcgtgttcgactctgcgaccctagggactgtagcccaccaagttccaatgtccatgaaattttccaggcaagaaaactacaCTGTTGAGCCTCCCagaaaacatacaagcagctctGAACCTACCCTCTCAATAAACAAAGCCCAAGCTTGGGCTCTGACGCATTCTTTCCGCTTAGAGGAGATAGAGAGGGAAAGGGCAAGGAAGAGGTCATGGAGTCAAAATTGCCTCTTTCCCTATAATTCTGTTTCTAGTAAATGAAATAGTGATAAATCTTTCCTTTATTTCCCCATCTGACAGAATATGCCTTTAGTAGTGCCTTTGTCGGGGGAAACATAGCCTGCTGAGTCATCCCTACCAGATTCTGCTTCATGAGGTTTGGAGCAAGTCTCTCATCTGACTACAAACCAGGTTCACAGCTGCTTATCTTAGGAAACTTGACAAGGTCACAGCTTGAAATGCTATGGCTGTATTATAATTAGAGATTAAGTGACAGTTTATTCAATTTAATAATTCAAGAATAGTTTGCCTTGTCTGTTATAAATAACAGGCTATCATTAtcgtgtattattttaaaaacaagcctAATTAactacatttctttattttttagtgtCTTATACTTGTGGATAAACATAATGGAAaggtatacatataaatatagacAAGATGTCAAAAATATTATTGAGGATAGCCTTGCTTTACATCTGTAGACTATGTATCAGAAAGAATTATATAACTCCATTTCTGAAGACAGATACCTTTATACCTAAGAGTGTGCTCCAATCTCTAAAGCTTCTAAGATCTATTTTTTCATGCAAGGatgcataaaagaaaatttaagaacaCTTCTTCAAAAACACTTGTTACTAACCTAACAGTTTTATTATTACCCTGCCTTTCTTTTTCAGTGCCTTTGTTCTGAGACAAATAATTTAACAATCAAGCTTCTGTTCATGATACCACAGTGAAATAACCAATCTTCTCCCTAATTTTAAATTGGTAATCTAACTTGCTTTTTAGCTAGACAGATCCTTTTCTTTATTCATAGATTAGAAAGGTGGACAGACACAGTTGATAAAATGACCCAGGAGGCTGAAAAGCaccatatataaatatagagaGATAAAAAGATATAGATGACAATCCCACATAACTTGTttgaatatatgtaatatatagatCAATGCAGATAGATATCTATAttgacattatatatatatataacatcaaGCAAGTTGTGTGCCAATATTACAAATCAAATCCTTCACTTCCCCTGCTCAAGtaatttgattttgaaatatcttacttgtaatttttttgatatttaattttgttttctctcctttgttCTTTTAGTTTATCAATAGTAAAAGCAAGTTTTACAAACCATTTAGTGTATATCTGGAAGGATGTGATGAAGGGGAAGAAGTACTGATCCCTTGAGGAGTTTACAATCTGattaagaaaataacatttaaacgGATTAAGTGATTAGAGAACAGGATGAGACAGTGCCCTGAAACCATTCATATAAGCCCCTAACCAATGGAGGGGAATCTGGTGTAGGGAAGATAGGTGAGGCCAATACAAATTTACTCAGAGATATGTTAGTAGCACAAAGAAATAATGTATGTACAAATAGACTAGTAAGGACTGACAAGATGTTGTCATACATACAGTGGCTCTCACAGGTAACAAAATATAATGGAGACCCTGATACTCAGAAGGCTATGCAGACATCTGAAATTTTATCTTCAGGCCTTTACATCTACTGCTTTAACAGTAAATGCACTTTAACAATAAATGTGTGTAAACTTATATATTACCAGACATTGCGTTTTccaaaaaatggaagcaatcaAATGTAAATAAAGGTTCAATTTTGTAAACTAAACAAAACTGTAAATCTCTCAACATAACTTGGCTCTGGTCTGGAAGCTTTACATCTTGAAGTGAAAAGCTCAAAGAAATCTGATAGTATagacataaataaaatgtgtttcatgTATTCTAGATGAAATTAACACAactcatttacaaataaaaaatagtaatctGTACATTGTCTAAAAACACATCACTATACATAAATACTGCATATTTATATTATCAAAAAAGTAGAGAGACATAATACTAGGACTATTTATATGGGCGTTATTTTtaccaaacaaaaaccaaacaaatgtaGGCATAtgttattacattttataaatattattttaaaagaatttgtaaaagaaaaagtgTTTCAGACATTCTATTTTTGCCTTTAAATATCCTATGAAAAGTGTTATACATAATTTgcattcaatatttattcatgCATTTTAGAAATTGTGGCTGTCTTTCGAAAGTGCACAAGATGCAACAACTGTAAAATTTCCATGATGGGGTAGTTGACATGGTTTTTAAAgggatagaaatagaaaaattgtatttctaaaataatgagTAGTTGTTATTTACTCCAAGTAAAAGCCTTGGAGTCAGACAGGGATTCACAATCTGACTTTTCCatttacaagctgtgtgaccatgAGGGAGTCATCATTACTCTTTCCAGGCCTCAGTTCTCTCATTTTAAATTATGGCTATAAAAATAGAACCTACCTCACAAAGTTATTGTGAGACCGAATGCacataaaatatttgaagtgTTTAGCACAGCCCTCCAGCACATGACACAAATACActatcaataaatgttagttgttataagaattatttttacaattgaaatatatctgtatttatctacatatatgtgtgtatacatatatatgtatatatatttttttccaaaatgttcaGCCTATTTTGTTCTACCACAACAGGAAAAAGTATGCCATGAAGTCTTATTGTATAATATCCATTTttatgaggtggaatcaaaaaaaaaaaaaaaaggaaagcattatGGTGTTATGGTAGGTTAAGTTAAAGGAATTTGCAATCAGTTATTCTCTAGCAATGTCAGTTCTAACTATGAAGTTGTCAGCACTCTTTTCATTGTCAGGTCTCTCCCTATCTACCATCCTCACCCACCTCCTGATATAGCATTAAACATGGAGAGGAATATGAGGGAGGAGTGGGCATTGTGACTTTCCATTTGGACTGGAGTGGTGGGAAGGATCCACGGTCGATAGTTAATTCACTTCCCTTCCCCAAATGCACCCACTGAGCAAACATGGCTAGATAAGATTGGGGTGAGTGCAGAGTTGGTTTCGGCCGCCAGCCACGTGTATCTCTGCGTAATTGAGCACGTCTGGACATACCGCTAAACCTATGCTCTGAATTCCTGTTCTCCATCATTGTGTCTATGTGGTTTTATCCTTCTGGAAAGTTCTTCATTATCTGTGCTTCTGGAAATCCTGTACATCCCTCAGGCCCTGCCCCAACTTCCCACCGGGCCTCTCACACATGACAAGACTCCACCTGGGATCCCCAATCCTGAAGCTTCAGTCTCGACCACAAGACCCTAACCCCACCCAGGCGGGAGGTGGAGCCTGGGGAATTACATTTGGAATGCACCCCTGAAGGATGCTGGTGCCTGAGCTCAGGGAACTCAATTTGAGaaccctgggggtggggtgggggtgtggaatCGGTTGAACATTTTTAATAGACTTCAGTAgagtggtcaaacaagagggGCCACAGACAGCCCTAATGGGGAGGGTCCTTGCCTCTGCCAAACACCACTATCCCTGGTCAAGTTCACTAACTGCAACAAAGACGTTCCACAAATCGCACCAACTGCACATTTGTTTCAACAGATAACTTTCAGCGCTCCTTCTAGCCTCATACTTGACTGTACTTTAGCTTTCAGAACTATTTCAGTAAGGATTTTATGAAGGTTAGTTGGTTGTTGCTGTCCTGAGGGTCGTGAAACTCCCCAAGTAGGCGATCAGGGGGCTTGGGCAGGCAGTATTAGATGTATCTGCTCGGAGACCGCTAGGGAATACCAGAGCACTGGTCCTGGGTGAGTCTCCCCCGGCGGCGGCTCCAtccacccctccctcctgccccttccgacccctccttcctgcccccttccgacctctccttcctgcccccttcCGACCCCTCCCTGCCCGGCGCGTGCTACCCTGCACCCCACACCCGCCCCTCCGGCGGCCTCCGCCCCCTCGCCCTCGCCCCCAGCGTCGTCCTTGTCCCACACCGACTTCGCTCCCGCAGCCCTCGCCGCTGGCCGCACTTCCCGCCCTCGCCTGGATCCACGTCGCCGCCGCCCTCGCTGCCGCGCGCCGCCCCGCGCTCCGCTCGCCTGGCCGCCTCTCCTCGCCGGGCCGCCCGCCCTCGCCTCCGCCTCCGCCTCCGCCGCGCCCCGGGCTCGGTCGGCTCCGCGCCCCTGGCCGCCTCGGCCCCCCGCCGACCCTACCGCTGCCACGGCCAACCCGGGAGCCACgcgccgccgccgcgccgccTCCACCCGCCCGCCGCCCGGCATGGCCCCGCAGCAAACAGGTAGCAGGAAGCGGAAAGCGCCCGCGCTCCAGGAGGCCGCCGCGGGCTCGTCGTCTCAGGTCTCCGCGGCGGTGGACGGGGACGGGCCGCTGCCGCTCAAGAAGCCCAAGCGGCCGGCGGCGCCTCGCTCGCTGGTGAACTACCTGAAGGGGCGCGAGGTGGGCGCGCGGGGCCGCGCCAGGCTCCCGGGCTTCGATGGCGAGCTGCGCGGCTTCGCGGTGCGGAAGCTCCCCGAGCTGCTACGGGAGCGCGAGCTGTCCCTGGGCACCCTCAACAAGGTGTTCGCGTCACAGTGGCTGAACGCCAGGCAGGTGGTGTGCGGTACCAAGTGCAACACGCTCTTCGTGGTGGACGTGCAGTCGGGCCAGATAACGCGCATCCCCCTTATGCGGGATCGCGGGCCTCCGCCGGCCCGCGCCCAGCCGGGCTGCGGCATCCATGCCATCCAGCTGAATCCCTCCAAGACCCTGCTGGCCACCGGGGGCGAGAACCCCAACAGCCTTGCCATCTACCAGTTGCCAACGCTGGACCCCATGTGCCTGGGCGACCGCCACGGCCACAAGGACTGGATCTTCGCCATCGCCTGGATGAGCGACACCGTGGCCGTGAGCGGCTCCCGTGACGGTACCTTGGCGCTCTGGAAGATAGACCCCGACATATTCCAGGGCAGCATTGCCTGGCACAGCGATGCAGGGCTCCCCGTCTACGCCCACATCCGTCCCCGGGATGTGGAGAACATCCCCAGGGCCAGCACCAACCCCAGTAACCGCAAGGTGCGGGCCCTGGCCTTCAGCGCCAAGAACCAGGAGCTGGGAGCCGTGTCCCTGGACGGTTACTTCCACCTGTGGAAAGCCCGGAGCACCCTGTCCAGGCTGCTGTCCATCAGGCTGCCCTACTGCCGAGAGAACGTGTGCCTGACCTACTGCGATGAGTTGTCCCTCTACGCGGTGGGCTCCCAGTCCCATGTCTCTTTCCTGGATCCGCGGCAGCGCCAGCAGAACATTCGGCCCCTGTGCTCCCGCGAGGGCGGCACGGGTGTGCGCTCCCTGAGCTTCTATGAGCACATCGTCACCGTGGGCACCGGCCACGGCTCTCTGCTCTTCTATGACGTCCGCGCGCAGAAGTTCCTGGAGGAGAGGGCCTCGGCCAGCCCGTACTCCTCTCCAGGGCATGCAGGGAGGAAGCTCAAGCTGACCTGTGGCAGAGGCTGGCTCAACCATGATGACCTGTGGGTGAACTATTTCGGTGGCATCGGCGAGTTCCCCAACGCGCTCTACACCCACTGCTACAACTGGCCGGAGATGAAGCTCTTTGTCGCTGGCGGCCCTCTCCCTTCAGGCCTCCATGGGAACTATGCAGGCCTCTGGAGCTAAGGATGGCCGCCCTGTCCTCAAAGTGCCCAGATTTACCTTCCAGTCCCctcccactttcctctttcactctgtGTTTGTGCTTTTGACTCTGTGTGGCTTTTATCTTCCAGGGGGAAGGGGTCCAGTTTACCTCTGCTTAGTTTATTATGCaaagagagagaaggcaaaaGTGGTCCCTGGGGCAATCAACACTTGGCTTTAAGATTTTTCTGCACCTCCTCCAACCACCATCTCTTTTGCCTCTCACATAGAATTTTGGCTAATCCTTAATTGTGTTCTCATTGAATGACTCACACATGCTTTCTCTTGGCTCACACAGTCATGGTTCCTACTATAATTCACTACTTTAGTTTAATCAGTGTTTCAATAGTAACTTCAGGTCTTTTACACATTTCAGATATATTGTGTTTCTGGGAAATGTGTGCTATAAAGTGTCTTTTGGGCTGATCTGAGGAACTACCCATCATATAACAGAGCAGGTTTATAGCCCTACTCCAATTAGAAAATTCATTTCAAGTTCTAGATTGTCACCATTTGGGGTATGTTTCATTTGGATGTTGGAAACTGTGTTTGTTGTTTGTATATTGTCGGtgtataaaatactttaaaatatgttctcttttaaaagaaatcttataATTATGTTCATCCTATTAATCACAATTTTGATTATTTAGTAAAAAATTTAAGCATCAGTACCCCCAGGCCTTCAGTCCTCTTGTCTAAATCCGCTATATTATGGCCTGCTTACTTGGGTAGTATTTATGCTACAAATTTTAGAGCTAATCAGAACTGACCTCTATGTGGCAGGACAATCAAGGAGG from Bos mutus isolate GX-2022 chromosome X, NWIPB_WYAK_1.1, whole genome shotgun sequence encodes:
- the LOC102282386 gene encoding DDB1- and CUL4-associated factor 12-like protein 2 → MAPQQTGSRKRKAPALQEAAAGSSSQVSAAVDGDGPLPLKKPKRPAAPRSLVNYLKGREVGARGRARLPGFDGELRGFAVRKLPELLRERELSLGTLNKVFASQWLNARQVVCGTKCNTLFVVDVQSGQITRIPLMRDRGPPPARAQPGCGIHAIQLNPSKTLLATGGENPNSLAIYQLPTLDPMCLGDRHGHKDWIFAIAWMSDTVAVSGSRDGTLALWKIDPDIFQGSIAWHSDAGLPVYAHIRPRDVENIPRASTNPSNRKVRALAFSAKNQELGAVSLDGYFHLWKARSTLSRLLSIRLPYCRENVCLTYCDELSLYAVGSQSHVSFLDPRQRQQNIRPLCSREGGTGVRSLSFYEHIVTVGTGHGSLLFYDVRAQKFLEERASASPYSSPGHAGRKLKLTCGRGWLNHDDLWVNYFGGIGEFPNALYTHCYNWPEMKLFVAGGPLPSGLHGNYAGLWS